Proteins encoded within one genomic window of Verrucomicrobiales bacterium:
- a CDS encoding TolC family protein, producing MKFHFWIPNRAARRQARQSPLPNAHLRLRRPPLRWSAAKGWLLFVMLLALDSSLRTFSLEAAAADPSQVAGGVIITPKVISDYLELARTNHPRFKAADARIAATQADAESVRSWEDPTLKWGGTLSSDRGPDLREEGDLIYGAEQKLPLYGKATLQRKSIAEETRAAAAFADYQLQIVRRDLALALLRAALARRSVEVAQEDLAQLHGWARNAEQRYAVGGSSQIEVLRLQNELTRVGEEMISRTNELSHQQVTVNRLLNRPEFTPVPPLLLPEMAEDLPYSEKLVELALRNEPQLRMLRQEVQVAESRVALVRRQRLPELSLGIEGRQFSGDGGFREGTFMVGMNLPWFNRRFYRKDLEREQRKAEAAAWDAQDYALGVREEIHLLLVRVDAARREAVAIATKILPRSELALRTAASSWMANRGAFNDMMEGRRMHLESQLGYARAIAEQHQALSELLLCCGLTDLEELELIRKPTAAIPPKQAQEVK from the coding sequence ATGAAGTTCCATTTCTGGATTCCGAATCGAGCCGCGCGCAGACAGGCGCGGCAGAGCCCACTGCCCAATGCCCATCTCCGCCTCCGTCGCCCCCCCCTTCGATGGAGCGCCGCGAAGGGCTGGCTGCTATTCGTCATGCTGCTGGCATTGGACAGTTCACTTAGAACGTTCTCCTTGGAAGCGGCCGCAGCCGACCCGAGCCAGGTCGCCGGGGGGGTCATCATCACTCCCAAGGTGATCAGCGACTACCTGGAACTCGCTCGCACCAACCACCCAAGATTCAAGGCGGCCGACGCGCGCATTGCCGCCACCCAAGCCGACGCGGAGAGTGTACGCAGCTGGGAAGACCCAACTTTGAAGTGGGGAGGCACCCTTTCGTCGGATCGCGGTCCAGACCTGCGGGAGGAAGGTGATCTCATCTACGGTGCCGAACAGAAGCTGCCGCTCTATGGCAAGGCCACGCTCCAACGAAAGTCGATCGCCGAGGAAACGCGCGCAGCGGCGGCTTTCGCCGACTACCAACTCCAGATTGTAAGACGCGACCTCGCCTTGGCGTTACTCCGAGCGGCCTTGGCTCGACGCTCGGTCGAAGTGGCCCAAGAGGATCTGGCACAGCTCCACGGTTGGGCGCGAAATGCCGAACAGCGCTATGCCGTCGGTGGCAGCTCGCAGATCGAAGTGCTGCGCCTCCAAAACGAACTCACCCGCGTGGGCGAGGAGATGATCAGCCGCACCAACGAACTGTCACACCAACAAGTCACAGTCAACCGCCTGCTGAACCGCCCGGAGTTTACCCCGGTGCCCCCCCTGTTGCTCCCCGAAATGGCGGAGGACCTGCCCTACTCCGAAAAGCTGGTGGAGCTGGCGCTGAGAAATGAGCCGCAATTGCGAATGCTGCGTCAGGAGGTCCAAGTCGCGGAATCCCGGGTTGCTCTCGTTCGCCGTCAGCGGCTGCCGGAACTGAGCCTGGGGATCGAAGGACGCCAATTCTCCGGCGATGGCGGCTTTCGTGAAGGCACCTTCATGGTGGGGATGAACCTGCCCTGGTTCAATCGACGATTCTATCGGAAAGATCTTGAGCGCGAGCAGCGAAAAGCGGAAGCCGCGGCCTGGGACGCACAAGACTACGCGCTTGGGGTGCGCGAAGAAATCCACCTGCTGTTGGTTCGGGTGGATGCGGCGCGACGCGAGGCCGTTGCCATTGCCACCAAGATCCTCCCGCGGAGCGAGCTGGCGCTTCGCACGGCCGCCAGTTCCTGGATGGCCAACCGAGGCGCATTCAACGACATGATGGAAGGCAGACGCATGCACTTGGAAAGCCAGCTAGGCTACGCGCGCGCGATTGCCGAGCAGCACCAGGCCCTTTCCGAACTGCTCCTGTGCTGCGGCCTCACCGACCTTGAGGAGTTGGAGCTCATTCGAAAACCAACCGCTGCAATCCCCCCCAAGCAAGCTCAGGAGGTCAAATGA
- a CDS encoding TatD family hydrolase, which yields MRYIEPHGHMVSRTTDDYRDMVTAGCQAVCEPAFWAGFDRSSSSGFYDYFCQLTDYEPKRAAKFGLPHFCWLCINPKESEDVKLAEEVISLIPDFLTRPTVLGIGEIGLNKNSRNEMKVLELHVDLAARHDQLILVHTPHLEDKLKGTRLILDVLKSDSRIRPERCIIDHVEEHTVQMVLDAGFWAGMTLYPESKCTAARAVDIVEQYGAQQIWMNSACDWGVSVPLAVPYAALEMRKRGHSAEAIDRLIYQNPIRFLSQTPKFKLPAA from the coding sequence ATGCGCTACATTGAGCCTCACGGTCATATGGTCAGCCGGACGACGGATGACTACCGAGACATGGTCACCGCCGGGTGCCAGGCGGTCTGCGAGCCAGCCTTCTGGGCGGGTTTTGACCGCAGTTCCTCCAGTGGTTTCTATGACTATTTCTGTCAGTTGACTGACTATGAACCGAAGCGCGCCGCCAAGTTCGGTTTGCCGCACTTCTGCTGGCTTTGCATTAATCCCAAGGAGTCGGAAGATGTGAAGCTAGCGGAGGAGGTTATCTCCCTGATTCCCGATTTCTTGACGCGACCGACCGTCCTGGGCATTGGCGAAATTGGCCTGAACAAGAATTCGCGCAATGAGATGAAGGTGTTGGAGCTGCACGTGGACCTCGCCGCACGGCATGACCAATTGATCCTGGTGCACACGCCGCATCTGGAGGATAAGCTGAAAGGGACGCGCCTGATCTTGGATGTGCTCAAGAGCGACTCGCGGATCCGACCCGAACGATGCATCATTGATCACGTTGAAGAGCACACGGTGCAAATGGTTCTGGATGCCGGCTTCTGGGCGGGGATGACTCTGTATCCGGAATCCAAGTGTACCGCGGCGAGGGCCGTGGACATTGTGGAACAGTATGGCGCGCAGCAGATCTGGATGAACAGCGCCTGCGATTGGGGCGTGAGCGTGCCGTTGGCCGTTCCCTACGCGGCACTGGAGATGCGCAAACGGGGGCATAGTGCGGAGGCGATCGATCGGCTCATCTACCAGAACCCCATCCGATTTCTGAGCCAAACGCCCAAGTTCAAGCTTCCGGCTGCTTGA
- the eboE gene encoding metabolite traffic protein EboE — translation MKLKHGLHLAYCTNIHRGENWAETFHNLQHYTLAVRERVAPRVPYAIGLRLGVQAARELADPGQLAGFRRWLDDHDCYVFTINGFPYGQFHGTRVKEQVYAPDWTTQERLDYTCLLFDVLGQLVPDGVEGSVSTVPVSFKEFMKEPRQEAAARSKLWQCVESVEKASRKWGRRLHLGLEPEPLCHLETTPETVAFFDRMQRDRPGDLRLREHLGVNYDCCHLAVEFESAGLSLEKLKQSGIRISKLHLSSALRVSPNPEVRQALREFADDTYFHQVVARSAGGEITRYRDLDVALAGHNHLPPALTDEWRIHFHIPLHSGPTALFQTTSDHLKEALDWLGTHPGLCTHLEMETYTWEVMPAELKRRSVVDQLVAEYDWTLVELRKRGLA, via the coding sequence ATGAAACTGAAACATGGCCTACACCTGGCCTACTGCACCAATATCCATCGAGGGGAGAACTGGGCGGAGACCTTTCACAACCTTCAGCACTACACGCTTGCCGTCCGAGAGCGAGTGGCTCCCCGGGTTCCTTACGCGATCGGGTTAAGGTTGGGGGTGCAGGCTGCTCGCGAACTGGCCGACCCGGGGCAGTTGGCTGGGTTCCGGCGGTGGCTGGATGACCACGATTGCTACGTGTTCACAATCAACGGTTTTCCTTACGGGCAGTTCCACGGCACCCGCGTGAAAGAGCAGGTCTATGCGCCGGACTGGACAACCCAAGAACGACTTGACTATACCTGCCTCCTTTTCGACGTGTTGGGGCAGTTGGTTCCGGACGGTGTGGAGGGAAGCGTGAGCACGGTGCCGGTGAGCTTCAAGGAGTTCATGAAGGAACCACGCCAGGAAGCCGCTGCGCGCAGCAAGCTGTGGCAGTGTGTTGAGTCCGTCGAAAAGGCCTCTCGCAAATGGGGCCGACGGCTGCATCTGGGGCTAGAACCTGAGCCCCTGTGCCATCTGGAAACGACCCCTGAGACCGTGGCTTTCTTCGATCGGATGCAGCGTGATCGTCCAGGCGATCTGCGTTTGAGGGAACATCTCGGTGTGAACTATGACTGCTGCCATTTGGCCGTGGAGTTTGAATCCGCCGGCTTGTCGCTCGAGAAGCTTAAGCAGTCTGGTATTCGGATCAGCAAACTGCACCTGAGTTCAGCGCTTCGTGTGTCCCCAAATCCAGAGGTGCGCCAGGCCCTGCGAGAGTTCGCGGACGACACATACTTTCATCAGGTGGTCGCTCGATCCGCGGGCGGTGAAATCACCCGTTACCGAGATCTTGACGTAGCGTTGGCGGGTCACAACCACCTCCCGCCGGCTTTGACCGATGAGTGGCGCATCCATTTTCACATACCTCTCCACAGCGGTCCTACTGCCCTGTTTCAGACGACCTCAGATCATCTCAAGGAGGCCCTGGATTGGTTGGGAACCCATCCCGGGCTATGTACGCACCTCGAGATGGAGACCTATACTTGGGAGGTCATGCCTGCTGAGTTGAAGCGGCGGAGCGTCGTGGATCAGCTGGTGGCGGAATACGATTGGACGTTAGTTGAGCTGCGGAAGCGCGGGCTGGCGTGA
- a CDS encoding GNAT family N-acetyltransferase — MPDWHPPAHPDRDTLRGRFCQLEPINVKRHAAELYYALTSEGDSGLWTYLPYGPFPNLASYMQWVEFVSKQEDPQLYAIIDFEELKAVGVAGYLRIAPEQGSIEVGHLCYSPALRRTAAATEAMFLLMQRAFALGYRRYEWKCDSLNANSCRAALRLGFKFEGTFRQATVYKGRNRDTSWFSILDSEWPAIRAAFEEWLDPSNFDVAGQQNLGLSAITAELRSRGALASRQPALPQLN; from the coding sequence TTGCCCGATTGGCATCCCCCCGCTCACCCGGACCGCGATACCTTAAGGGGCCGGTTCTGCCAACTGGAGCCGATCAATGTGAAGCGACACGCCGCCGAACTTTACTACGCTTTGACCAGCGAAGGCGACTCCGGCTTGTGGACCTACCTGCCCTATGGGCCCTTCCCCAACTTGGCGAGTTACATGCAGTGGGTCGAATTCGTCAGCAAACAGGAGGATCCTCAACTCTACGCCATCATTGATTTCGAAGAACTCAAGGCCGTGGGGGTGGCTGGTTATCTGCGAATTGCTCCCGAGCAAGGATCTATCGAGGTCGGACACCTGTGCTACTCTCCAGCCTTGCGCCGAACCGCGGCCGCCACAGAGGCGATGTTCTTGTTAATGCAGCGCGCATTTGCCCTCGGATACCGCCGCTACGAATGGAAATGTGACTCGCTCAACGCGAATTCATGTCGAGCGGCCTTAAGACTAGGGTTTAAGTTCGAGGGAACCTTCCGCCAGGCGACGGTCTACAAGGGAAGAAACCGGGATACATCGTGGTTCTCCATCCTTGATAGCGAATGGCCGGCCATACGAGCCGCGTTTGAGGAATGGCTAGATCCCTCGAACTTTGACGTCGCGGGTCAACAAAATCTAGGTCTCTCTGCCATCACCGCCGAGCTCCGCAGCCGAGGCGCGCTGGCGTCACGCCAGCCCGCGCTTCCGCAGCTCAACTAA
- the smc gene encoding chromosome segregation protein SMC encodes MYLKNLTVLGFKSFADKTSLNFQPGVSAIVGPNGCGKSNVSDAIRWVLGEQSAKALRGGEMADVIFNGTDSRKPLGMAEVSLTIGGVDDEHLKAAGVEIPYDEVTLTRRVFRDGGSEYFLNKTPCRLKDIQQLFMGTGVGRSSYSIMAQGNITQILSSKPEDRRLIFEEAAGITKFKAQKKEALRKLDHTDQNLLRVQDLIKEVKRQIGSLQRQAGKARRYKQFMTELQHLDTQLARHQFDILQTEIKARAERGEGLRTQIERSSEEVLRCEDEILQLRSRLSELEQEISRTQQHGIELKGQVERNESRIHFNEQRLLELQEHHGKALNEIAQAEERVRLSQAELEILEQRLEESNDKLIQHRQTLAQRQEAVQAIEASLIAKQDALRQEQSKAFAAAQAMSRVRNEINSLDLLKQGNIIRLEKLSAEKVQLEEERIRLEQRLQEFHGNVETFRLNVQTTRGTVEERQQRLREVQQSINEVSHQLDGVLRQQAETRSKLNLLEQLAADHEGFSGGSLAALKQTHLVLGSLADRIQVPTEHIAAIETALGHHLQLVITDKPEAAEQILADLASNKRGRASIAALELSLLAPEEAFPPTDPADASLGVLALDLIQADESVRPLLRRLLGRTRVVTDLAAATAAWRASQGAWDFVTADGQVLARQGVYTGGAGGAAGKAAASILGRKNQIADLQAAMTRLLEESNESSRAKGALVSEQTALQAGLQEAQTELREHEVAVATHQGELNALHNSLRMLHQKIETVVYEIQSLSAHDQEGAEKRSAMAARAAELELQEKTSQEDVLTLSQAVEELRQSREHANTSLTETKVLLASDEQLSVSLRQQKQPLEQRLRELGQLIQQRQQEIGSFGSRHEQYGVEIEESRRHIITLQHEREQVNQKAAQLLHEKQSQEAVIGTSEESLRDQRRQLTDAQHQRGTIEVELAQKTMAVQNLRERIQQKYQLNLDDVQSECIKITFAEEGPARVETLTPEDMAASGVGTDWAQVAEQVQALQKRLDEIGPVNLVAIEEYEETEQRFQFLTQQNDDLVKAKEQLLEVLSRINTQTREMFVATFNQIRDNFRAMFVEIFGGGKADLILVDDNDVLESGIDIVARPPGKQLQSITLLSGGEQTMTAVALMFSIYQVKPSPFCILDELDAPLDESNINRFIRVLQRFLDHSQFIIITHNKRTIGMADVLYGVTMQEQGVSRIVSVKFTKGDGNDGGGKALVPPPAETTKPKDDNVEVAMAK; translated from the coding sequence ATGTATCTCAAAAACCTGACGGTATTAGGTTTTAAGTCCTTTGCTGACAAGACGTCCCTGAACTTCCAGCCGGGGGTTTCTGCCATCGTGGGACCGAACGGGTGCGGCAAGTCCAATGTATCGGACGCCATCCGTTGGGTTCTAGGTGAGCAATCGGCCAAGGCCTTGCGCGGTGGCGAGATGGCGGATGTTATTTTTAACGGCACCGACTCACGTAAACCTCTCGGCATGGCCGAGGTCTCCCTCACCATCGGCGGGGTGGACGACGAGCATCTGAAGGCGGCCGGGGTTGAGATACCCTATGACGAGGTCACGCTCACCCGGCGGGTGTTCCGAGATGGGGGCAGTGAGTACTTTCTGAACAAGACTCCGTGTCGGCTGAAGGATATCCAGCAGTTGTTCATGGGGACGGGTGTTGGCCGGAGCAGCTACAGCATCATGGCCCAGGGGAACATCACCCAGATCCTTTCCAGCAAGCCCGAGGATAGGCGGTTGATCTTCGAAGAGGCGGCGGGGATCACCAAGTTCAAGGCCCAGAAGAAGGAGGCTCTGAGGAAACTGGATCACACGGATCAAAACCTCCTTCGCGTTCAGGACTTGATTAAGGAGGTCAAACGTCAGATTGGATCCCTGCAGCGTCAGGCTGGCAAAGCTCGGCGGTATAAGCAGTTCATGACGGAGTTGCAGCATCTGGATACCCAGCTCGCCCGGCATCAGTTTGACATCCTGCAAACGGAGATTAAAGCCCGAGCCGAGCGGGGTGAGGGCCTGCGGACCCAGATCGAACGTAGCTCTGAAGAGGTGCTCCGTTGTGAGGACGAGATCCTCCAGCTGCGCAGCCGGCTATCCGAGCTGGAGCAGGAGATCAGCCGCACGCAGCAACATGGGATTGAGCTGAAGGGCCAGGTCGAGCGCAACGAAAGCCGGATCCACTTTAACGAACAGAGGCTTTTGGAACTTCAGGAGCATCATGGCAAGGCGCTGAATGAGATCGCGCAAGCAGAGGAGCGAGTGCGCCTGTCGCAGGCGGAGCTGGAAATCCTGGAGCAACGACTTGAGGAGTCCAACGACAAGCTGATTCAGCATCGTCAGACCCTTGCCCAGCGGCAAGAGGCGGTGCAAGCCATCGAGGCCAGCTTGATCGCGAAGCAGGACGCGCTGAGACAGGAGCAATCCAAGGCGTTCGCTGCTGCCCAAGCGATGTCCCGCGTCCGCAACGAGATCAACTCCCTCGACCTGCTCAAACAGGGCAACATCATCCGCCTCGAAAAGCTGTCGGCCGAAAAGGTTCAGCTGGAGGAGGAGAGAATCCGCCTGGAGCAGCGTCTTCAGGAGTTCCATGGAAACGTCGAAACCTTCCGGCTGAATGTTCAGACGACTCGGGGCACGGTCGAGGAGCGCCAGCAACGCCTCAGGGAGGTCCAGCAATCGATCAATGAGGTGTCCCATCAGCTGGACGGGGTGCTGCGGCAGCAAGCCGAGACACGCTCCAAGCTCAACTTGCTCGAACAGCTGGCCGCCGACCATGAGGGGTTCAGCGGAGGAAGCCTCGCGGCGTTGAAACAGACCCACCTGGTGCTTGGCTCCCTGGCCGACCGGATTCAAGTGCCGACCGAGCACATCGCCGCGATCGAGACCGCTTTGGGCCACCACTTGCAGTTGGTGATTACGGACAAGCCGGAAGCCGCAGAGCAAATTCTTGCCGATCTCGCTTCCAACAAGCGGGGGCGTGCGAGCATTGCGGCGCTGGAGCTTTCGCTCTTGGCGCCCGAGGAAGCCTTTCCGCCGACCGATCCGGCCGACGCCTCCCTGGGGGTGCTGGCCCTGGATCTCATTCAGGCGGACGAGAGCGTCCGGCCTCTGTTGCGGCGGCTGCTGGGACGAACACGGGTGGTGACCGATCTCGCTGCTGCCACTGCCGCTTGGCGGGCCAGCCAGGGCGCCTGGGACTTTGTGACGGCGGATGGTCAGGTGCTCGCCCGCCAGGGCGTTTACACCGGTGGAGCCGGCGGCGCCGCCGGGAAAGCGGCCGCCTCGATTCTGGGTCGAAAAAACCAGATCGCCGACCTGCAAGCCGCGATGACGCGGTTGCTCGAGGAATCGAACGAGTCCAGTCGGGCGAAGGGCGCGTTGGTGAGCGAGCAGACCGCGTTGCAGGCGGGGTTGCAGGAAGCTCAGACTGAACTGCGCGAGCATGAGGTTGCCGTGGCAACGCATCAGGGAGAACTGAACGCCCTGCATAATTCCCTCCGCATGCTCCACCAGAAGATTGAGACCGTGGTCTACGAGATCCAGAGCCTTTCGGCTCATGATCAAGAAGGCGCTGAAAAGCGGTCGGCCATGGCCGCGCGAGCCGCGGAGCTGGAATTGCAGGAGAAAACCTCCCAGGAAGATGTCCTGACCCTGAGTCAGGCGGTCGAGGAGTTGCGGCAAAGCCGTGAGCACGCCAACACAAGCCTTACCGAGACGAAGGTGCTCCTGGCCTCGGACGAACAGCTGAGCGTGTCCTTGCGCCAACAAAAGCAGCCCCTCGAGCAGCGACTGCGGGAGCTGGGGCAGCTGATTCAGCAGCGGCAGCAGGAGATTGGAAGTTTTGGGAGCCGACATGAGCAATACGGAGTCGAGATTGAGGAGTCTCGCCGGCATATCATCACCCTCCAGCACGAACGCGAGCAGGTGAACCAAAAGGCGGCGCAGTTGCTCCACGAAAAGCAGTCCCAGGAAGCGGTCATCGGCACCAGCGAGGAGTCCTTGCGGGATCAGCGTCGTCAACTGACCGATGCTCAGCACCAGCGCGGGACGATCGAAGTTGAGTTGGCGCAGAAGACCATGGCGGTGCAGAATCTCCGCGAGCGCATCCAGCAGAAATATCAACTGAACCTCGACGACGTTCAGAGCGAATGCATCAAGATTACCTTTGCCGAGGAGGGGCCGGCGCGGGTCGAGACTTTGACGCCCGAGGACATGGCCGCGTCGGGAGTGGGGACGGATTGGGCGCAGGTTGCAGAGCAGGTCCAAGCGCTTCAGAAGCGCCTCGACGAAATTGGTCCGGTCAATCTGGTTGCGATTGAGGAGTATGAGGAGACGGAGCAACGCTTCCAGTTCCTGACTCAGCAGAACGACGACTTGGTCAAAGCCAAGGAACAGTTGCTGGAAGTTCTGTCGCGGATCAACACCCAGACCCGCGAGATGTTCGTGGCCACTTTCAACCAGATCCGCGACAATTTCCGGGCGATGTTCGTGGAGATCTTCGGGGGTGGCAAAGCGGATCTGATCCTGGTCGATGACAACGACGTGCTGGAAAGCGGGATCGACATCGTGGCTCGCCCTCCGGGCAAGCAACTCCAGAGCATCACTCTGCTATCGGGTGGTGAACAGACCATGACCGCCGTGGCGCTGATGTTCTCCATCTACCAGGTCAAGCCGAGCCCCTTCTGCATTCTGGACGAGTTGGACGCACCTCTGGACGAGTCGAATATCAATCGCTTCATCCGGGTGCTTCAACGCTTCCTCGACCATTCGCAATTCATCATCATCACTCACAACAAGCGAACCATCGGCATGGCTGATGTGCTTTACGGAGTCACGATGCAAGAGCAGGGGGTTAGCCGTATTGTGAGTGTGAAGTTCACCAAGGGTGATGGGAACGACGGAGGTGGCAAAGCGCTCGTGCCGCCCCCGGCTGAGACCACCAAGCCGAAGGACGACAACGTGGAAGTGGCCATGGCCAAATAG
- a CDS encoding YjfB family protein, producing MTINGSYPSTVLGNLDRAGGQASDAGVALLKKAQDQAKVQAEALIQGLEESTSASCPNGCGQHLDTYA from the coding sequence ATGACCATCAACGGGTCGTATCCATCAACGGTTCTTGGAAACCTGGATCGAGCGGGAGGGCAAGCGAGCGACGCAGGCGTTGCACTCCTCAAGAAAGCTCAAGATCAGGCGAAAGTGCAGGCCGAAGCGCTCATTCAGGGTCTGGAGGAGTCCACTTCCGCCAGCTGCCCCAACGGATGTGGGCAGCACCTCGATACTTACGCCTAG
- a CDS encoding NADH:flavin oxidoreductase, which translates to MTVRVASLKSAEQFRAHCQSLGIEIPCDDSILTGADSPLTQPLSNGSLNGKTPSNRWVIHPMEGWDGTTTGGTTEEVRRRWQRFGLSGAKLIFGGEAMAVRADGRANPRQLILTEENRQDITELRHLLIQAHESRYGTSEDLLIGFQLTHSGRFCRPEDPKRWQPRVAYRHPLLDSRFQVTQENQVFTDEEIEILIADYVKAARLAQEIGADFVDLKHCHGYLLHEFLGAHTRPGRFGGSFENRTRILRDIVAGIRRDGNPIGLAVRLSAFDLVPFRPDPNQSAPGKPGPGIPESYATCLPYRYGFGINVDHPTQPDLTESHRFLALCGELGIRLVNLSAGSPYYNPHIQRPASFPPSDGYLPPEDPLVGVARQVHAVRELKAQAPAGMTLIGTGYSYLQEYLPQVAQATVRLGWTDMIGLGRMTLSYPDMLADATLKGALTPKLICRTFSDCTTAPRNGLISGCYPLDKYYAQKPENEQLKALKKQPRAQ; encoded by the coding sequence ATGACCGTCCGTGTCGCTTCACTTAAATCGGCGGAACAGTTTCGCGCACACTGCCAGAGCCTGGGAATCGAGATCCCATGCGATGATTCGATCCTAACCGGCGCAGACTCTCCCTTGACGCAGCCCCTGTCGAATGGGAGCCTCAATGGCAAAACACCTTCGAATCGCTGGGTGATTCACCCGATGGAAGGCTGGGATGGAACGACGACCGGCGGAACGACCGAGGAGGTGCGCCGCCGCTGGCAGCGGTTCGGACTCAGCGGAGCCAAGCTCATTTTTGGCGGAGAAGCAATGGCGGTGCGTGCCGACGGCCGTGCCAACCCACGCCAGCTCATCCTCACCGAAGAAAACCGCCAGGACATCACCGAACTGCGCCACCTGCTCATCCAGGCGCACGAATCACGCTACGGCACCTCCGAGGACTTGCTGATCGGGTTTCAGCTGACTCACTCTGGACGCTTTTGCCGGCCGGAAGACCCGAAACGATGGCAGCCCAGAGTGGCCTATCGACATCCCTTGCTCGACTCACGTTTTCAAGTGACCCAGGAAAATCAGGTCTTCACGGACGAGGAGATCGAGATCCTCATCGCAGACTATGTTAAGGCCGCGCGACTCGCTCAGGAAATCGGAGCTGACTTCGTCGATCTCAAACACTGCCACGGCTACCTGCTCCACGAGTTTCTGGGAGCGCACACACGGCCGGGTCGCTTCGGGGGCAGCTTCGAGAACCGCACCCGAATTCTTCGAGACATTGTCGCCGGCATTCGCCGGGACGGGAACCCGATTGGCCTGGCGGTGCGGTTGAGCGCCTTTGATCTGGTGCCGTTCCGGCCGGATCCCAACCAATCTGCCCCGGGAAAACCTGGACCGGGCATCCCGGAGTCGTACGCCACCTGTTTGCCCTACCGCTATGGCTTTGGGATCAACGTGGACCATCCGACCCAGCCAGACCTCACCGAGAGCCATCGCTTCCTGGCTCTTTGCGGTGAGCTGGGAATCCGCCTGGTCAACTTGAGCGCGGGTTCACCTTACTACAACCCACACATCCAGCGTCCAGCGTCCTTTCCGCCCAGCGACGGCTACCTGCCTCCCGAGGATCCACTGGTAGGCGTCGCCCGCCAAGTCCATGCCGTTCGAGAGCTGAAGGCGCAGGCCCCTGCAGGCATGACGCTGATCGGCACGGGTTACAGCTACCTGCAGGAGTATCTCCCCCAGGTCGCCCAGGCGACAGTGCGCCTGGGATGGACCGACATGATCGGGTTGGGCAGGATGACGCTGAGCTACCCCGACATGCTGGCGGACGCAACGCTCAAGGGGGCGCTCACGCCCAAACTGATCTGCCGCACATTCAGCGACTGCACCACGGCACCCCGTAACGGATTGATCAGCGGCTGCTACCCCCTCGATAAATACTACGCACAGAAGCCCGAAAACGAACAACTCAAGGCGCTTAAGAAGCAACCTCGGGCTCAATAG